The stretch of DNA CAACGGGTTTAAAGTTGATCATGTTGCTGCTATTGCTCTCATACTGGTTCTGTTCGTACTGGTTGGTGTTTTGAACATTTCATTTGCAATGCAGTCAGTGACCATACTGGTATTGCtgctggttctgtgtgtgtgtggtttagaTGTGGCCCAGGCAGCTCAGCTCAGAGAGAACATGGGGATGCTGGTCTGGATCCCTTACGGCGGCCTGAACCACACTCAGCGTAAGAAACAGTTCTTGTGTGAGCTCACACGGCGGTCCGATGGTTGACCGGCTGTTTTCTGTTGCAGTGGATGAATACGTTGCCATTGCCAAAGAGAAGCATGGATACAACACGGAGCAGGTAAACTGTCCCACCAGGTGAGGGGGGGGAGCCTGGTCTCAGAGGTGTGAACACATCAGCCCGTTAGCTGATCAGATTAGTACTCATGGGTCAAAACTAAGCTGTGTGATCGGATAACTGGCGGTTCTGATGATCCCGCATGAGGTCACTTTATTAGCGAGTAGCTGAGAGTTTTCAGTCAGAGTCCGTCCTCTTGCTCCAGGACCTCCATCTCTGAACCTCTCTCCTACATGTTTCCTGCCTCAcccgtctctcctcctctctgaactgCCTCACCTGTCTCAGGCTCTAGGAATGCTCTTctggcacaaacacaacattgaGAAATCTCTGGCCGACCTGCCAAACTTCACTCCGTTTCCCGATGAGTGGACTGTGGAGGATCGGGTTCTGTTCGAACAGGCCTTCAGCTTCCACGGGAAGAGCTTTCACAGGATTCAGCAGATGGTACCACTGCAAGCAGGTTAGGTTTATCACCATGACCAGTATCACCTGTGTAACACTTTGCTGTGCTGTGTAGTTACCTGACAAGTCAATGGCCAGTCTGGTTCGGTTCTACTACTCCTGGAAGAAGAGTCGCACTAAAACCAGCCTGATGGACCGGCAGACCCGCAAACacaagagagagcgagacaaCAGGTGAGCTCAGCAGTACCGATGCACCACTCAGCTTCAGCTAACCTCAGGGTTACCGTGGTGATTCTGCAGGTCGTCATGTGTAGTCGGCAtcgtctgttagtgtgtgaggggaacTGACCTCAGTCGCAGtcaaacatgttttaacttttCGGGCCGGGTCTGGGTGCAGTCGGGTAGTGTGACGTGATCACTGACCCAACTGCAAACatgttgccaacagccaataaaagaagagagggagggacacaGGACACGGCATCAGAGACGaaggggagtgggggggggttCAGTCCTCCTCCAGTCCCTGATCCAAACAGGTGTTCTGTCtgcacaggcagcagcagtgagccGCCTGTCCTCAGTGcttgtttacttcttcttctctgagttGGCAAACAACAAATTGCTGCATTAGCAGCACCAGCTGTTTGTTTAGCAACTAGCGATCATGATGTTGCTGCTTTCTGTTGACTGTAGCTGGCCTGATGAATCCTGTAGCAGAcccctcatcaggagcagttgTGTGTGCGACCTCCATCgtcatacaaaaacctgctgaagcCAGTCTTAGTCCTCGTCCTTTCAAAGCCCGTTGTTGcagtgtgtccccagccttaATGCATTGTAACGCTGTGCAGTGGAGCCTGGCCCCTCGGAGGGACCCTGGAATCTGCTTCCTGGTTCAGAGTACCtgtgatgtgattggttgatgaTGCAGTGTGTTGCCTGTTTCAGTGACAATGAGGTGGAGGACGCCAGTGCAAACCCCCCcagtgactctgacctggaccCAAACAAAGATGACAAGAAGGAGGTGAGTGCAGTTTACTGACTGTTTAACCAGGGTTTGCTGTTTACTGACTGATCGACCGGTCTGATTGCAGGTGAGTTCCGtttcagagaggtcagaggtgaaaCAAGTTTCAAGTCTGAAGGTAAGAACACCCGAACATCACATGACCCAGCCGTACAGTCTGTGTGTAacctccctgtctgtgtgtagacAGGCGGCAAGGCGTCTCAGCGGATGAAGAAACGTCCTCCAAGAGGGATGTTTCTGAACATACAGGACGTCGTGTCTTTATCATCCTCTGCTCAGGGACTCAGCAGACACCTCGACTGTCAGCTGGTCTCCATCAAGAGACAggtgtgtcctctgtctttcgatctctgtccgtctgtctgcgCGTCGgcccacctgtctgtgtctgtgtttcagattcagaccatcaaacagacaaacagctcTCAGAAGGACAAGCTCAGCTCAGGAATCGATGAGTTCAGGCCGCCGgaggtaaccatggcaacagctacACCCAGCTGGAGGTGTTCATTTCTGGCTTTGTTGTCATAGCGCTGGTTTTTGTTTCAGATGAATCAGAAGTTCAACAACCGTTGGACCACAGAGGAGCAACTGCTCGCTGTCCAAGGTAACGTCTGAACCACCTGTGTCCAGGTGACCTCTGACACCTGAGCACTGAAGACCTTTGAAAAAACCTTTAAGCCTCTTCAGTCATTGGTTAGTGACTCTCTCCTGCTCATCCAATCCCACACAGCCATCAGAAAGTATGGGCGGGACTTCCAGGCAATCTCAGATGTGATCGGTAACAAATCAGTGGTCCAGGTGAAGAACTTCCTGGTGAACTACAGACGGAGGTTTAACCTGGACGAGGTTCTTCAGGAGTGGGAGGCTGAACatggggtggaggggggagagagaggagaggaggacaagttggaggaaaagatggaggaggaggaggtcactGCCAAGCACACCAAAGAGGTGAGCTTGGCAAGTTCTGATGCCACAGAGGGGTGTGGGTCAGCTGGCCTTCTCATGTGTTCCGACCCTCACTGTGGATGAACTTCCTGTCTTAAAACAAGCCGCGTGCTGCTGCCAGGTTTCATGTCATGTGATGTGCATTGTGAACTGTAGTCAGCAGTTTTTAACATCTGGCGTTTGTTGTCCTGCAGGACTCGTCCTCTCCAGTGGACTCTGAGAAGCCTCTGGCCACCTGAGACTCTCGCTCCCCCTGATCCCTGATCTGCCCTCCTGTGTTACCTGATGCCATCCTCAGTTTTAGtatcattgtgtttttattcttttactgGTGAACTTCTGATGATTGATTATGAGGTTTGTGTGAGCTCCTCTTGCTCTGGACCAATCAGACATCAGACCTGACCTGTCAGTCAAAGAGGGAGGGGCCGTTCTTGGCACTGTATTTGTTGGATTTAGTTTTATTATGCTGCGTGTGGTGCGGATGGAGAGCGGGACCTGAACACCATGTTGGATGATGCTGCTCTCACAGGGGCCTCTCCTGATGATGTCAGGAGCTGTTGGATCTTTTAAAGAACATTATTAAAACCAAAGTTCATCAGTATGAAGTGTGGCGTTTGTTTCTCTGGGTCGGACCGCTCGGACTGATTATATGAAACACACACCTTCTCTGCAGCAGGATCGTCCCGTGTCAGGatctgagcagctgcagaaccacagagagaagacacacattaatacagtgctgcttcaaagcaGAAGATAAATACTGACAGGCCTGTGACTGTGGGCCGGGTCTGATGCTGGCACCGTGCCCCTGCATGTTCTGATTGATCATCCTGATGACACGATAGTTAAACCAGTTAATACAAGTCAAACACAAGCTGTCAGCTGAGGTTCCATCATGAGaacacagcttcctgtttcaacaATCATCATGTGACACTGCACGGGCCCAACCCAGGTTAGACCGGACTGACTGATCAGAGGAGACTGCTTCCAAGTCCAGATCAATAATCAATCTTCTAACAGTCAGTGGTCATTTGGACTCTGAGCTGTTGGGTGTTTAGATGACGTGTGCACCCTGCCTCCCGGCTGTGAGTGGACAGAAGGCAGGGTGCACCCGGCCCCCGTCACGAGTTAGTACTTTATCATGTTGTAAGCTGAAAGTTGCCCAACAGCGCCCCCCGGCGGCGCGGTGCTGCTTCAACGCCCCCTGGCGGCGCGGTGCTGCTTCAGCGCCCCCTGGCGGCGCGGTGCTGCTTCAGCGCCCCCTGGCGGCGCGGTGCTGCTTCAGCGCCCCCTGGCGGCGCGGTGCTGCTTCAGCGCCCCCTGGCGGCGCGGTGCTCTCCGGACAGCTGGGGGATTTCCTGGGCGGAAGCAGCGGAGGGGGTTTCCAGTGTGTCCTACCCGCTGGATCTCTGAGCTGGATCCACTGACTTCTCCCTCACAAGCTGACAGAACCAACATAACGCGGAGAACCCTGAACGGAACCCGGACCATGAGGAGTCCACCCGAGGCCCAGAAGATCCACGatagcggcagcagcagcttgacGGTTTGAATCCGGGAGAGTCCGCCGAGCCCGAGGAGCTGCTGAGCCGCTAAGCTGTGGCCTGCGGAGGAGATTCATGTGAGTCccgagagacacagagacacagagacacaatagAGACATGATAGAAAGACAGCAGACCGCCGGCTGAAGACAGGGACATGTTAGCGGTCTGTTAGCGGCTTGTAACGGAGGGAGATGCTACAGCTAGCCGCggacctgtgtgtctctgctcctctgtccctgtctcactgtgtgtgtgtgtgtgtgtgtgatgctaacTGTCCGTTAGCATCACctttcagtgtgtttacatccGCACGCCGATGCAAACTCGACAACGGATCAATAATTTGATCAGTAATCTGATCGATATTGTTTcatgagagaaaagaaacaatcAGCCCTGAAAACTCGATCAAAGAGTGGAAACTGAAAGAAGAcgaggagaaagaaaggaagctAAATTATTCCacaaacaggtgtgtgtgtgtctgtgtgtgtgtgtgtctgagagagagagagacagtgtgtgtgtgtgtctgagagagagagacagtgtgtgtgtctgtgtgtgtgtgtgtgagagagagagagacagagtgtgtgtgtgtgtgtcagaatgtTACAGTAAACCTGCCTCGTCATTTTCTGTAACTAAGAGAGCAGGTCAGCTGTGGCCGGTCCTCCTGGCCCCTCCAGCTGTGGCCCCTCCAGCTGTGGCCCCTCCAGCTGTGGCCGGTCCTCCTGGCCCCTCCAGCTGTGGCCGGTCCTCCTGGCCCCTCCAGCTGTGGCCGGTCCTCCTGGCCCCTCCAGCTGTGGCCGGTCCTCCTGGCCCCTCCAGCTGTGGCCGGTCCTCCTGGCCCCTCCAGCTGTGGCCCCTCCAGCTGAGCATCAGAAAAAGCAGGTTCAGCAGTGGAGGCGTGTTGACTTCATCTCCTGCTGTAGCTGTGCAGACACCAGTCTGAAagctgtctctgctgctgtccctgctgctgtctctgctcctgtctctgctgctgttgtcgtctctgctgctgctgtccctgctgctgtctctgcagttGTCCCTGCagttgtctctgctgctgtccctgctgctgtctctgctgctgtctctgctgctgtccctgctgctgtctctgctcctgTCCCTGctcctgtccctgctgctgtctctgctgctgtctctgctcctgtccctgctgctgtccctgctgctgtctctgctgctcctgtccctgctgctgtccctgctgctgtccctgctgctgtccctgCAGTTGTCCCTGCagttgtccctgctgctgtccctgctgctgtctctgttcctgtctctgctcctgtccctgctgctgtctctgctcctgtccctgctgatgtccctgctgctgtccctgCAGTTGTCCCTGCagttgtctctgctgctgtccctgctgctgtctctgttcctgtctctgctcctgtccctgctgctgtctctgctcctgtccctgctgctgtccctgctgctgtccctgctgctgtcagtacTTCCTGtatcacttttattttctgtattttcccCAGACCTTCTGTGAAGTCAGTGGCTGGTTCCTGTAAAGTCTCAGGTCACGTTCATATTGCAGCTGCctacagccccccccccccctgtttgCATAAACTGCATTACCCATAAGGCCGCACGTAACCTCACCTGTCCCAGTCTAAATGCTGAACTGGTCCCAGTCTAAATGCTGCTCAGGGACTTCAGCCACCCGCTGAGTCCTTTCACACTGAGCAGAGATGAACCTGTGAGCTCAGAAGGGTGAAGAAtaaactcatcatcatcatcagataGAGCTGGAtgcctgactgtgtgtgtgtgtgtgtgttgatgatacTGTCAATGGAAAAGCCCCTACCATCCCCACAGCTGAgctacaggaagtgatgtctgtgtgtgtgtctgtgtgtgtctgtgtgtgtgtctgtgtgtgtgtgtgtggtatctGTTTCTGTATGGATGTCCTCAGTCTCTCCTTCAGGACTTTGTGTTGAGTTCTAAAGTCAGACAGACCTGCTGACCTCTGATTTTCCTGTAACCTGTGTGGAGTGTGTCCCTAGCCACAGACCTTCAGACTTAATGACGGGGTGGACGGGGTGGACGGGGTGGACACTCTGGTTCCGTCCTGCTTGGTGTCTGTATGGTCAGGATGTGCTGACAGGATGTGAGGAGCTCTCAGCAGCCTGCTCCTTCATGAGGCTGCTGTAAAGAAGCATGCAGTGAATCCTGTTTCTGTCCGTCCTCAGGTCATGTCAGCAGGAAGGAGTGGTGATGGGAGGGAGGTGCAGATTCctctccagcaggtggcgccctCCCTTGTCCCGCCCCTCTCAGCAGGccctcccatccctcctccctctcaccgCTCAGCCAATCCCTGGTCTTCGAGCGAGCCCGCTGCTCCCCTAGGTGAGGGTCTTGCTGAGTGTTTTAGCGGGATGTTGTGATGTTGGGTCCGGGGTGTTCAGGACTCATGCcagctgtgtctgtttgctcagGTGCTCCTGCAggttttcttcctcttcatggAGGGTTCAGAGACCATTTTGTAGAAACTCCAGAAGCCAAATATTGCTGTGAGACCTGCAGGCTGGTCTTGTGTCAGCCCCGTCAGACTGAGTGTGGACACCGCTTCTGTCAGAGCTGCATCAACGACATCCTCAggtagacacagacagaaagacagacacagacagacacagacagaaagacagacacagacagacacagacagaaagacagacacagacagacacagacagacacagacagaaagacagacacagacagacagacagacagacacagacagacacagacagacagacagacagacagacagacagacagacacagacagaaagacagacacagacagacacagacagacacagacagacacagacagacacagacagaaagacagacacagacagacagacagacagacacagatagacagacagacagacagacagacagagacagaaagacagacacagacagacagacagacagacgcagacagacagacagacagacacagacagaaagacagacacagacagacagacacagacacagacagacagacagacagacagacagacagacacagacagacagacagacacagatagacagacacagatagacagacacagacagacagacagacagacagacagacacagacagacagacagacagacacagacagacagacagacagacagacacagacagacagacagacagacagacagacagacagacagacagacagacagacagacagaaagacagacacagacagacacagacagacacagacagacagacacagatagacagatagacagacagacagacagacacagacagacacagacagacagacagacagacagacagacacagacagacagacagacagacagacagacagacagacagacacagacagacagacagacagacagacacagacagacacagacagacagacagacagacagacagacagacagacagacagctgagacACTCTTACACCTGTCTTGTGTTTGTTCTCACGTCTTCTTTCTTTCAGTGTTCAGAGCCCCGTGTGCCCAGCTGACATGGAGCCTCTGTTCAAAGACAAGGTGGGCAGGGATGACATCACTGGGCagggatgacatcacagcacagGTCGTGTTGTCGTTAATTGTTGATCATTGATGTGTTACTGAGCATCCTGTATGTTCAGATCTTCAGAGATGTCTGCTGCCATCGGGAGATCATGGCGCTGAAGGTTTACTGTCGCAGTGAAGCTAATGGCTGTCAGGAGCAGATGAGCCTGCAGCAGATCCCTGTGAGCGAAACCCACTGTCCCCACATgttagaatagaaaatacttgaTGAATCCCTGTGGGACGGTCCCTCGGGCCAGCAGAGAACATCATGtctcatctgtgtgtctgcaggaccACCTGAATGTGTGTCCGTTCTTTGAGGTCCCTTGTCCGCTGGGTAAATGTAAGGAGCGAATGATGAGGAAAGACATTCCGGACCACCTGAGCTGGAAGTGTAAACACAGAGAGACCACTTGCGAGTTCTGCTCCACCAAGATGCCTCTAACGGACCTGCAGGTaacctgtgacatcactgctgacATCACTCCTCACGCTGCGGATCATCTGCTGACAGATGGTTCAGATCAGTGTGGTTTGTGTCTGACCCTGGTTCCAGTGAGGTTTTTGTTATTGACTGTTTTTCAGAAGCATAAAGAGACGGTCTGTCCAGCGTTCCCAGTGTCCTGTCCCAACcactgctccttctcctccctgctGCGGAGTGAGGTATTGACAAAGTCCACACTCCACCCCAGGACAGTGTCTGTATCAATAATACTGATGATTGATGTGCTGTTTTCAAGCTGTCCAGCCACCAGCAC from Parambassis ranga chromosome 22, fParRan2.1, whole genome shotgun sequence encodes:
- the rcor1 gene encoding REST corepressor 1 isoform X1 — protein: METAVGKKEVQVPAAMRSMGEGGCGSDRSTKPWFRTLTPVRPKSWPGSAEIASNNGFKVDHVAAIALILVLFVLVGVLNISFAMQSVTILVLLLVLCVCGLDVAQAAQLRENMGMLVWIPYGGLNHTQLDEYVAIAKEKHGYNTEQALGMLFWHKHNIEKSLADLPNFTPFPDEWTVEDRVLFEQAFSFHGKSFHRIQQMLPDKSMASLVRFYYSWKKSRTKTSLMDRQTRKHKRERDNSDNEVEDASANPPSDSDLDPNKDDKKEVSSVSERSEVKQVSSLKTGGKASQRMKKRPPRGMFLNIQDVVSLSSSAQGLSRHLDCQLVSIKRQIQTIKQTNSSQKDKLSSGIDEFRPPEMNQKFNNRWTTEEQLLAVQAIRKYGRDFQAISDVIGNKSVVQVKNFLVNYRRRFNLDEVLQEWEAEHGVEGGERGEEDKLEEKMEEEEVTAKHTKEDSSSPVDSEKPLAT
- the rcor1 gene encoding REST corepressor 1 isoform X2, which gives rise to MPAMLERNPEAPGKRRGRIPANSSSSGAGAASNLGGKNLSGNGNSCWEEGSSGSSSDEEHGGGGMRVGPQYQAVVPDFDPDVAQAAQLRENMGMLVWIPYGGLNHTQLDEYVAIAKEKHGYNTEQALGMLFWHKHNIEKSLADLPNFTPFPDEWTVEDRVLFEQAFSFHGKSFHRIQQMLPDKSMASLVRFYYSWKKSRTKTSLMDRQTRKHKRERDNSDNEVEDASANPPSDSDLDPNKDDKKEVSSVSERSEVKQVSSLKTGGKASQRMKKRPPRGMFLNIQDVVSLSSSAQGLSRHLDCQLVSIKRQIQTIKQTNSSQKDKLSSGIDEFRPPEMNQKFNNRWTTEEQLLAVQAIRKYGRDFQAISDVIGNKSVVQVKNFLVNYRRRFNLDEVLQEWEAEHGVEGGERGEEDKLEEKMEEEEVTAKHTKEDSSSPVDSEKPLAT